The genomic region CGACGCTGGCGCGCGAAGGCGAGGCACTGACCGCCCGTCGCGGCTTCGTCTTGTCGTCGGCCTATGTGCTGGCGATGGCGGCGGCCTTCGGCCTGTTGGGCATCGTTGCCGCGTGGTCGGGTCAGAATCTTCAGGTCATCCTGCAATCACCCTATGCGGTCGGCGCTGCTGCCGTACTCTTCATCGTGCTCGCAGCCTCGACGTTCGGCCTGTTCGAGTTGCAACTACCGGCCGGCTGGGTGAACCGCATTGCCGGCATCCAGGGCGGGAGACGCGGCTCGGTGATCGGCGCGGCGGCAATCGGGTTCACATCCGCCCTGATCGTTGGCCCATGCGTGACCGCGCCGCTCGCCGCCGCACTCCTCTACATCGCCCAGACCGGCGATGCCGGGCTTGGGGCAGCAGCACTCTTTGCACTTGGACTGGGACAGGGTATTCCCCTGATCGCCCTGGGGACGATGGGAAGCCGGGCCTTGCCGAAAGCCGGCGCGTGGATGGTGCAGATCAAGCATGTGTTCGGCTTCGTCTTCATCGCGGCCGCCATATGGATGGCCTCGCGGATGCTGCCGCCGCCGGCAACGCTCGCGCTCTGGGCAATGCTGCTGCTCGGCGCGGCCGTGTTCGTCGGCGTCGCCGAGCCGCTGGCCCGCAACGCAACCAACGGCGCGCGTTTCCGCAAGACGGCAGGGCTTGCTCTGTCGCTGGGGGCAGGCATCCTGGCGATCGGAGCGGCGTCCGGCGCAACAGATCCGCTACGCCCGCTCGCGCATTTCGCCGGTGAACGGGACGGGTCAAATGCGCCTCCCGAACTGGTCTTTGGGCACGCCAACTCCGTTGCGGAGCTCAAGCAGGACCTGTCCGCCGCAGGAGGCAGGCCGACGCTGGTCTATTTCACCGCCGACTGGTGCGTGACCTGCGGGGTCATCGAGCGGGATGTCTTGCCCGCGCGCGATGCAATCGCCGGTTTGCAGGGCTTCCAGCGCATCAAGGTCGACCTCTCCACCCTCGATCAGGACAAGCAGGCCCTGATGCGGGAACTGGCTGTTGTCGGGCCTCCGACGATGATCTTCTTCAATGCCCAGGCGAGCGAAATCCCGAACTCACGCCTGGTCGGCGATGTGACGGCGGAACCGCTCAAGACTTCGATGGCTCGGGCGGTGCGCTAGGATGAACGCGGTCACCATCGGCCCTCTGTTTTTTGCCACCGACCGCTTTGCCGCGATCCTGGCGATCGCCGCCTTCCTGGCCGCCGGCGAAATCCTGTCGCGCAAGGTCGATCGCTGCTTTTCCTCATGGAACTGGCAGGCGGTCCTGTGGTTCGTCGTCGGCGCGCGGCTGGGCCATATCGTCCAGCACGCCGGAAGCTTCAGCGCCGAGCCGTTGCGTGTATTGGCATTGTGGCAGGGCGGTTTCCTGGTATGGACAGGCATCGCGGCGGCAGCAGCGTTCACGCTCTTCTTCTTCCGCCGCAATCTCAAGACCGCGCTGTGGACTCCCCTGCCCGCGGCGGCAGCGGCGTTCATCGCTGTCGCCATCATCCAGCTGACCGCAGGCGCACCGGCAACCCCGCTGCCGCCGGGACAGTTCCTTACCCTCGACGGTCGGACAATCGTTCCCCAAAACCTTCAAGGAGCGCCACTCGTCATCAATCTCTGGGCGACATGGTGTCCACCCTGCCGCCGTGAAATGCCGATGATGGCGGGCGTCGCCGCGACAGCGCAAGGCGTGACCTTCATCTTCGTCAATCAGGGCGAAGGCGCCGACGCCGTCGGTTCCTACATGGCCTCCGAAGGGATCGCGCTTGAAACCGTCCTGCTCGATTCGCTCGGCCTGTTTGGCCGCCATTATGCCGTGCCTGGCCTGCCGGCAACGCTCTTCATAGGCGGGGACGGGAAGCTGCGCTCCATCCACATGGGCGAGATCTCCAGGGAGAAGCTGGCCGAAGGGATCGAAGCTCTGCAGGAGCGCCAGGGCGTCCCGATGGCAGCTGCCTCCATCGGGTCGTCGGCCGACAGATAGTCCTGGACCAATTATTCAACTCGCTTCTGACTTTTATCCATTTTTCTCTTATCCCGCCCAGGGTTGTTTCGCGACGGCTGGGTCATTCTCTGGACCCTGTCTTGCCCGAGCGACGATCGAGCACTGACATCTCGCATTTGAATCGTGCTCCATCCTTGCACCGAAACGGTCGAATGAAGTGCGAGATTGATTTCGAGGGCTGCCCCTGACGCAGCCGGCAATGTTATCTTTTCAACATAAAGTTTGACAGATGCTATTAATATCACATAGCGTCATGGCGCGGGGCTCGGGAGGTCCCATCAAGAAACATTTTTGGGAGAACGCGAAATGGGTATTTTGAGAAAGGCCCGGACACTGGCCTTGAACGCGGCATTGTATGGCGCTGTCTCGGTGGCCTTTACATCCATCGTCGCAGCACCAGCCCTGGCGGCTGAAGTGATCCGCATCGTCTCGCCCTATCAGACCACAACACTCGATCCGATGCGCTCGGCCGCCGCCGGCAACATTGAAACTTACGGCCAGCTCTATGCGCGGCTGCTCCTGCGCAATCCCGTGAGCGGCGCGCTTGAGCCTGCCCTTGCCGAAAGCTGGGATGTCTCCGCCGACGGCCTCACCTACACGTTTCATCTGCGCGATGCGCAATTCTCCGACGGCTCGCCGATTACCGCCGCCGACGTGGCGTTCAGCCTGGATCGCATTCGCAGCGACAAGCAGTCGGCCTATCCGGCTCCGCTGGGTGCGGTGGAATCGACAACGGCCGCGGATCCGAAGACCGTCGTCATCAAGCTCAAATCCGCTTTCGCGCCATTTCTCGGCAATCTCGAAATCTGGAACATGGGCATTGTTTCCAAATCCGATGTCGAGAAGCAAGGGGCCGAAAAGGCATTCTCGACTGCGCCGGTCACGTCCGGCCCTTATGCCGTCAAGGAGTGGAAGCCGAACGAGAAGCTGGTGTTACAGCCCAACGCACATTATTGGCGCAAGGGCTATCCCAAGTCGGACGCCACCGTCGAGCTTCGTGAAATCGCTTCTCCCGAAACCCGTGCAGCCATGCTGAAGGCTGGGGAAGTCGACGTGATGCGGGAGGTGCCGTGGTCGCAGATCGACGGTCTGAAAACCATGGAAAATATCGACATGCGGCTCGAACCTTCGACCACCATCTACATGACCTTGCTGAACGAGAAGCGCGAGCCCTTCTCGAATATGAAAGCGCGCCAGGCCGCGGCCTATGCCATCGACAACAAGGCGATGACAAAGGCGATAACACGCGGCTATGCAGAGCCAGCCAACACCACGTTGCCTGGCGCTGTCGATTTCCATGACAAGGACAATCCCGGAATCCCGGTCGACACCGCCAAGGCGAAGCAGCTGCTGGCCGAGTCCGGCATGGAAGGCCGGGAGGTGAAGATCCTCGCAACCGCCGGTGCCACCGAGCAGCAGATGGCGCTTCTTCTGCAGGCGCAGTGGCAGGCCATCGGCCTGAAGCCGGTCATCGTGAATGTCGATTCCGGCGCATGGTGGGATGCGACCGGCAAGGGCGACTACGATGCTGCGGCGAATTGGTGGTACAATGAGACGCCAGACCCGGACCTGGCCGTGCGCTGGGCGCTCTGCGGCACTTGTGGCTCGAATTCCTACAATACCTTCTACAGCAACGCCAAGGTTGACGAACTGGTGGAGCAAGGCACGAAGGAGGCCGATCCAGTCAAGCGCGCGGGGATCTACAAGGAAATCCAGAAGATCACGACCGAGGAAGTGTCGCAGATCCCGCTCTACTACGCACCCAACGCGGTCGCCTATTCGAAGCGTCTCAGCGGCATCAAGCTGACGCCCTCCCTGCAGTGGACGCTTGAAGACACCACAATCTCCAAGTGAGCTGAAAACAATGCGGCGGCGCGGGCGAAACCGCGCCGCCGGCATTCACGCGCCGGAGGACTGGATTGAACCTGCTATCTCTCATCGCGCAGCGCTTGCTGCAATTGGTTGGCGTGCTGGTCGGAATCACCATCGTCACGTTCCTGCTCTTGCACATGGCACCAGGCGACCCTGCGCGGCTGCTCGCCGGCGACCGCGCAAGCGCCGAAACAATCGCAGCGATCCGCACGCAATACGGGCTGGACTTGCCGCTCTGGCGGCAGTTTCTCACCTATTTCCTGAATCTGCTCGGCGGCGACATCGGCCAGTCGTTGCGCTTCCAAAAGCCAGTGAGCGAGCTTATCGGACGGTTCATGTGGCCGACCCTGTTCCTGACCGGCTATGTCGTCTGCCTCGCCGTACCGCCGACTGTCGCGCTGGCGATCGCCAGTGCGCGCAGGCCCGGTGGAGCCGCCGACCAGGCGATCCGCGTCATCGGCATCGCCGGCCTTACCATTCCTGTCTTCTGGCTGGCCATCATGATGTCGCGCTTCTTCGGCGTCAGCCTTGGCTGGTTTCCGGTCTCTGGCTACGGTGAGGGTTTTACAGGCCATCTCTACCATCTGTTCCTGCCTGCGGTTTCCACGTCGATCTGGCTCGTGCCCGTGCTTACGCAAAGCCTGCGCGCCGCGCTGATCGAAAAGACCACGGCGGATTTCGCCACAGCCGCGCGCGCTCAGGGGGCGAGCGAAAGGGAAATATTCTGGAGAACCATTCTGCCGAACGCGGTTCTGCCCACGCTCAACCTGCTGGGCGTCATGGTCGCCTTCATGATCGGCGGCGCCATTATCGTCGAGACGGTCTATGCCGTCCCGGGCCTTGGCTCACTAATGATCAGCGCGCTTCTCGGGCGAGATTACTACGTCGTGCAGGGCCTGACCCTGATCTTCGCCGCCGCGACAGTCCTCGTCACGCTGACCGTCGATCTGCTGACAGCCTTCATCGACCCGCGCGTCCGGCTATGAGGATATTCGCAATGTCAAACGCACCAGCCCTGCCTGCAGCCACGCGCCGCGCAGGCCGCTTGAGCCCCATGATGATCGTCGCCGTCGTTCTCCTTGGCGGATGGTTCTTTGTCGCGCTGACCGCATCGATCATCGCGCCGTACGATCCCACCGCCGTAGACATCATCAACATGCTGGCACCGCCGAGCGCCGAGCATTGGTTCGGCACCGATCAGGTCGGCCGCGACGTCTTTTCGCGAGTCCTCTTCGCCGCGCGGGTCGACCTTTTCCTCTGTGTGGTCGGCGTCCTGCCGCCCCTCCTGATCGGCACCATCGTCGGGCTCACAAGTGGTTACTTTGGCGGCGTCATCGACAGCCTTTTCATGCGGCTCTACGACCTGACCGTCGCCTTTCCATTCTTCGTCCTGGTTCTGGCAATCGTTGGCGTCATCGGCCCCGGATTGGTCAATTTCGTCATCGCGCTCACCCTTGTCGGCTGGGTCAGCTATGCAAGGCTGGTCAGGGCCGAGGTGCTGACGGTTCGCGAGAGCGAATACATCCAGGCGGCCCAATGTCTCGGCTATTCGCGACGCGCGATCCTGTTTCGCCACGTCCTGCCCAACGTGATCGGCCCCATCATCGCCTACGCAGTCAGCGATGCTGTTCTGGTCATGCTGGCCGGCGCCAGTTTCGGATTTCTCGGAATGGGAGCGCAGCCGCCGCTTGCCGAATGGGGCGTGATGATCGCCGACGGCCAGGCCTTTGTGCAGCAGGCGTGGTGGGTCTGCCTGTTTCCAGGTCTTGCCGCCATTTCGCTCGGTCTCGGCTTTGCCTTCCTGGGCGACGGCCTCGGGCAAATGCAACGCAAGCAGGTCGCCATATGAACGCGCCTCCAACCATGACGCCACCGCTTTTGCAAGTGGACAACCTCACCATCGCCTTCGGTTCGGTGACGGCGGTAAAGGGCGTCTCGTTCCATATACGCCCGGGCGAAATCCTTGGCATCGTCGGTGAAAGCGGTTCGGGGAAATCCATCACTTGCCGGGCCTTGATGGGCCTTTTGCCTGGCACCGCGCAGGCGGGTGGCAGCGTCAAGCTTGAAGGTCGTGGTTTGCTCGACTTCAGCGAACCCGACTGGTGCGCCATCCGCGGCCGTGACATGGGCATGATCTTCCAGAACCCGGCCTCGCATCTCGATCCACTGCGCCGCATCGGCAAGCAGATTGCCGCCCCCTTGGTCCGGCACCTCGGCATCAGCAGACGGGAAGCGCTGCACCGTGCGGTAAAGCTGCTCGACGATGTCGGTATCCGGGACCCGGAAATGCGCGCCCGTTCCTATCCGCACGAGTTTTCCGGCGGCATGAAGCAGCGTGCCATGATCGCGGCCGCGATCGGCTGCGGCCCGAAACTGCTCATCGCCGACGAGCCGACGACGGCGCTCGACGTCACCGTTCAGGCCAGGATTCTCAAGCTTCTGAAAGACCTTAACCAGGAACGCGGGCTGGCCATCATCCTGATTTCGCACGATCTCGGTGTCGTCGCCGATATCTGTTCGCGCGTCGTGGTAATGCGCGATGGCGAGATCGTGGAACAGGGGCCTATCGACGAGGTCATCAACCGCCCCCAGCATGTCTACACACGGCTCCTCATCGATTCCCAGCCAGGGCGAAGGAGCCTTTCCGCCTTGCCCAGCGCAACGGCCGCACCGTTGCTTAGCGTCGAAAACTTCTCGGTTTCCTTTCCCGTCAGACGCGACCTGGTCGGAGGTTTCGCGAAAGCAAGCGCCAGGGCATTCCTTGCACTCGATGGCGTCGATCTCCAGATTGCCACTGGAGAAACGGTCGGCATCGTCGGTGAAAGC from Mesorhizobium shangrilense harbors:
- the dsbD gene encoding protein-disulfide reductase DsbD, coding for MPKISTFRLPLFVWLAAFIVLAAGSFPAAAQQANLLQAEDAFRLSVDRGEDGAIGLHWAIADGYYLYRDHLKVRDASTGSEVTLQTYPGTVESDDPNFGSSEVYYTEAAARLDPATPARVSVTFQGCKKNSICYPPITQTVDTRSLQITTAAVGFGLTSEPAATGEPTAASSGFQLAEDTSGGGMIASLLESGGALWVVGSFLVFGLLLAFTPCVLPMYPILSATLAREGEALTARRGFVLSSAYVLAMAAAFGLLGIVAAWSGQNLQVILQSPYAVGAAAVLFIVLAASTFGLFELQLPAGWVNRIAGIQGGRRGSVIGAAAIGFTSALIVGPCVTAPLAAALLYIAQTGDAGLGAAALFALGLGQGIPLIALGTMGSRALPKAGAWMVQIKHVFGFVFIAAAIWMASRMLPPPATLALWAMLLLGAAVFVGVAEPLARNATNGARFRKTAGLALSLGAGILAIGAASGATDPLRPLAHFAGERDGSNAPPELVFGHANSVAELKQDLSAAGGRPTLVYFTADWCVTCGVIERDVLPARDAIAGLQGFQRIKVDLSTLDQDKQALMRELAVVGPPTMIFFNAQASEIPNSRLVGDVTAEPLKTSMARAVR
- a CDS encoding TlpA family protein disulfide reductase, which gives rise to MNAVTIGPLFFATDRFAAILAIAAFLAAGEILSRKVDRCFSSWNWQAVLWFVVGARLGHIVQHAGSFSAEPLRVLALWQGGFLVWTGIAAAAAFTLFFFRRNLKTALWTPLPAAAAAFIAVAIIQLTAGAPATPLPPGQFLTLDGRTIVPQNLQGAPLVINLWATWCPPCRREMPMMAGVAATAQGVTFIFVNQGEGADAVGSYMASEGIALETVLLDSLGLFGRHYAVPGLPATLFIGGDGKLRSIHMGEISREKLAEGIEALQERQGVPMAAASIGSSADR
- a CDS encoding ABC transporter substrate-binding protein, which encodes MGILRKARTLALNAALYGAVSVAFTSIVAAPALAAEVIRIVSPYQTTTLDPMRSAAAGNIETYGQLYARLLLRNPVSGALEPALAESWDVSADGLTYTFHLRDAQFSDGSPITAADVAFSLDRIRSDKQSAYPAPLGAVESTTAADPKTVVIKLKSAFAPFLGNLEIWNMGIVSKSDVEKQGAEKAFSTAPVTSGPYAVKEWKPNEKLVLQPNAHYWRKGYPKSDATVELREIASPETRAAMLKAGEVDVMREVPWSQIDGLKTMENIDMRLEPSTTIYMTLLNEKREPFSNMKARQAAAYAIDNKAMTKAITRGYAEPANTTLPGAVDFHDKDNPGIPVDTAKAKQLLAESGMEGREVKILATAGATEQQMALLLQAQWQAIGLKPVIVNVDSGAWWDATGKGDYDAAANWWYNETPDPDLAVRWALCGTCGSNSYNTFYSNAKVDELVEQGTKEADPVKRAGIYKEIQKITTEEVSQIPLYYAPNAVAYSKRLSGIKLTPSLQWTLEDTTISK
- a CDS encoding ABC transporter permease, encoding MNLLSLIAQRLLQLVGVLVGITIVTFLLLHMAPGDPARLLAGDRASAETIAAIRTQYGLDLPLWRQFLTYFLNLLGGDIGQSLRFQKPVSELIGRFMWPTLFLTGYVVCLAVPPTVALAIASARRPGGAADQAIRVIGIAGLTIPVFWLAIMMSRFFGVSLGWFPVSGYGEGFTGHLYHLFLPAVSTSIWLVPVLTQSLRAALIEKTTADFATAARAQGASEREIFWRTILPNAVLPTLNLLGVMVAFMIGGAIIVETVYAVPGLGSLMISALLGRDYYVVQGLTLIFAAATVLVTLTVDLLTAFIDPRVRL
- a CDS encoding ABC transporter permease is translated as MMIVAVVLLGGWFFVALTASIIAPYDPTAVDIINMLAPPSAEHWFGTDQVGRDVFSRVLFAARVDLFLCVVGVLPPLLIGTIVGLTSGYFGGVIDSLFMRLYDLTVAFPFFVLVLAIVGVIGPGLVNFVIALTLVGWVSYARLVRAEVLTVRESEYIQAAQCLGYSRRAILFRHVLPNVIGPIIAYAVSDAVLVMLAGASFGFLGMGAQPPLAEWGVMIADGQAFVQQAWWVCLFPGLAAISLGLGFAFLGDGLGQMQRKQVAI
- a CDS encoding ABC transporter ATP-binding protein; amino-acid sequence: MNAPPTMTPPLLQVDNLTIAFGSVTAVKGVSFHIRPGEILGIVGESGSGKSITCRALMGLLPGTAQAGGSVKLEGRGLLDFSEPDWCAIRGRDMGMIFQNPASHLDPLRRIGKQIAAPLVRHLGISRREALHRAVKLLDDVGIRDPEMRARSYPHEFSGGMKQRAMIAAAIGCGPKLLIADEPTTALDVTVQARILKLLKDLNQERGLAIILISHDLGVVADICSRVVVMRDGEIVEQGPIDEVINRPQHVYTRLLIDSQPGRRSLSALPSATAAPLLSVENFSVSFPVRRDLVGGFAKASARAFLALDGVDLQIATGETVGIVGESGSGKSTLARAIIRQNRPSTGVIRLEGQNINALTGDALTRFRRRVQMVFQNPYDSLNPRMTISQAVAEPIWRHGLADRRTAEIQANELLDMVELPSALRSRKPRQLSGGQCQRVGLARALALQPQLLIADEITSALDVTTQAQILELLTRLQRERALTLLYISHDLSVVSSICQRVYVFKAGRIVENGPARQVLTTPKDPYTQELVGSLSHLAPAASPQIPFQV